One stretch of Leptospira hartskeerlii DNA includes these proteins:
- a CDS encoding FAS1-like dehydratase domain-containing protein — protein sequence MAEKGISKDLIGTKLDSYEFDVERGKIKEFCLAIGESNPIYFDLEAAKKAGYEDIPAPPTFPTVIQFWGYPKIWKDMENMGVDTSRILHLKEKYNYVKTLYPGRVSSQGECVNVTVGKMDTMTFRTTIRNAKGETVIEAEMSIFIRKPEQ from the coding sequence ATGGCAGAAAAAGGCATTTCAAAAGACCTGATCGGCACAAAACTCGACTCCTACGAATTCGACGTAGAGAGAGGAAAGATAAAAGAGTTCTGTCTAGCGATCGGCGAAAGCAATCCGATATACTTCGATCTAGAAGCGGCAAAAAAAGCGGGATACGAGGACATTCCAGCTCCTCCTACATTTCCCACAGTGATCCAGTTTTGGGGATATCCTAAAATATGGAAAGATATGGAGAACATGGGGGTTGACACTTCCAGGATCCTACATCTAAAAGAAAAATATAATTATGTTAAAACTCTTTATCCTGGTAGAGTTTCTTCTCAGGGAGAATGTGTTAACGTAACCGTGGGTAAGATGGATACTATGACTTTCCGCACAACCATTCGTAATGCGAAAGGTGAAACTGTAATAGAAGCAGAGATGTCCATTTTCATCCGTAAACCGGAACAATAA
- a CDS encoding MaoC family dehydratase — protein MSKIEFDKYEVGQELPPLKVDTITHAHLVRYAGASGDFNPIHNDPDFARKTGLDGTIAHGMFVMAQIGRLCTSWADQKQIKEFGVTFKAMTKPGQKLTCSGKIKRKKEENGEKILTVAVEASDESGEVKASGELVVIC, from the coding sequence ATGAGTAAGATTGAATTCGACAAGTACGAAGTAGGACAAGAACTCCCTCCTTTAAAAGTGGATACTATTACACATGCGCATCTGGTACGTTATGCGGGAGCGAGCGGTGACTTCAACCCGATCCATAACGATCCTGATTTCGCTCGTAAGACCGGATTAGACGGAACTATTGCTCATGGTATGTTTGTAATGGCTCAGATTGGAAGACTTTGCACTTCTTGGGCGGATCAAAAACAGATCAAAGAATTCGGGGTCACTTTCAAAGCTATGACCAAGCCTGGACAAAAACTAACTTGTTCCGGAAAGATCAAACGTAAGAAAGAAGAAAACGGAGAGAAAATTCTAACAGTTGCTGTAGAAGCTTCCGATGAATCTGGAGAAGTAAAAGCTTCCGGAGAATTAGTAGTTATCTGCTAA